A stretch of the Danio rerio strain Tuebingen ecotype United States chromosome 18, GRCz12tu, whole genome shotgun sequence genome encodes the following:
- the vmn2r1 gene encoding vomeronasal type-2 receptor 1, whose translation MDLTGLSYEGRFLLVLCMISYLFTPTDAEGSCKLKAKFNLRGYKEVEKTTVVIGGMFPVHRSLVSTDSNTTDPPESVDCQGFNFRAFRWAQTMLFALKEINSRTDLLPKTELGYVIYDSCFTISKAVEGTLTFLTGQDEAVPNYRCGNGPPLSALVGAGGSDLSIATARILGLYYFPQVSYESSCSVLESRFQYPTFLRTIPSDENQSVAMAKLVLRFGWTWVGTIAAEDDYGKYGIKRFKEVVEEAGVCISFSETLPKISNPEAIQRIVQTVHDSTAKIIVVFSSDVDLSPLVEALLQSNVTNRTWIASEAWVTSAAISRQPNVLSLLGGTIGFAVKRAEIPGLKKHLLSISPFNDSLTEEFWGIVFNCTTNYTLILKGMRRCTGEEMLGTVDNTYSDVSQLRITYNVYKAVYAVAHALHNLEQCKTGSGPFENDTCADITNFEPWQLMYYLIHLRFTVPHTGEELFFTNGEVEGFYELLNWQSDSNGGITYTHIGYYNSTAAPEDKLVINNNSIIWNNNVLKAPRSVCSERCQPGTRMGIRQGEPVCCFDCIPCADGEISNTTDARGCIQCDGDYWSNANHDECVPKTIEFLDFSEPLGITLIAIAAFGALATIVVAIIFLMHLNTPLVNVNDPLLTFSLLLGLVITFLCSIVFLGKPQMWSCMTSQMALAVGFALILSSLMGKSALLMLRARAVKAVKAAAKAAKAAAAASEQSPDTAVFAPAIPQKNDVDPIHPRHQRAIMILCTLIQVVGCTAWLILMPPHPVKNTGVQNIKIILECDPGNIIFICSIFGYDILLALVTFAFAFVARKLEDHFNEGKSVTFGMLVFFIVWSSFVPAYLSTRGKFMVAVQIFAILASSFGLLACVFIPKCYVLLVKPERNKEEMMIPRPKSRDIAAAAASSASLATTSSSGNPNGTTVSTLSLEE comes from the exons ATGGATTTAACTGGGTTGAGTTACGAAGGACGCTTTTTGTTGGTTTTATGCATGATTTCTTACCTTTTCACACCCACCGATGCTGAAGGGAGCTGTAAACTCAAAGCCAAATTCAACCTGAGGGGTTACAAAGAAGTGGAGAAAACCACGGTGGTGATTGGCGGTATGTTTCCCGTTCATCGGAGCCTGGTTTCAACAGACAGCAACACCACAGACCCTCCAGAGTCTGTGGATTGCCAGGG CTTTAACTTCCGCGCATTCCGCTGGGCTCAGACCATGTTGTTTGCTCTGAAAGAGATTAACAGCAGAACAGATCTGTTACCCAAAACTGAGCTGGGTTATGTCATCTATGACTCCTGCTTTACCATTTCCAAAGCTGTGGAGGGAACACTCACCTTCCTGACAGGCCAGGACGAGGCTGTGCCCAACTACCGCTGTGGGAATGGACCTCCTCTATCTGCTTTGGTGGGGGCTGGAGGATCAGATCTGTCTATCGCCACAGCCAGGATTCTTGGCCTCTACTATTTCCCACAA GTCAGTTACGAGTCCTCATGCTCCGTTCTGGAAAGCAGGTTCCAGTACCCCACATTCCTCCGTACCATCCCAAGTGATGAGAACCAGTCTGTTGCGATGGCAAAACTGGTCCTTCGCTTTGGCTGGACTTGGGTGGGTACCATCGCTGCCGAGGATGACTATGGGAAATACGGCATTAAGAGGTTTAAGGAGGTGGTGGAAGAAGCAGGAGTGTGCATATCCTTCTCTGAGACCCTTCCGAAAATTAGCAACCCAGAGGCCATCCAGCGCATAGTGCAGACGGTGCACGACTCCACGGCTAAGATCATTGTAGTGTTCTCCTCCGATGTGGATCTCAGTCCTCTAGTGGAGGCACTACTGCAAAGCAACGTCACCAACCGTACATGGATCGCCAGCGAAGCTTGGGTCACTTCAGCTGCCATTTCGCGTCAGCCCAACGTTCTGTCTCTTCTGGGCGGCACTATAGGGTTTGCCGTTAAACGTGCCGAAATACCCGGCCTGAAAAAGCACTTACTGAGCATTAGTCCATTTAACGACTCTCTGACAGAAGAATTTTGGGGGATAGTCTTTAACTGTACTACAAATTATACGCTGATATTAAAAGGCATGAGGAGATGCACTGGAGAAGAGATGTTAGGGACAGTGGATAATACCTACTCCGATGTGTCGCAGTTAAGGATTACATACAACGTCTATAAGGCTGTATATGCTGTAGCACATGCTTTACATAACCTAGAGCAATGCAAAACAGGAAGCGGGCCTTTTGAGAACGACACATGTGCTGATATTACTAATTTCGAGCCTTGGCAG CTCATGTACTACCTGATACACCTCAGATTCACCGTGCCTCACACCGGAGAGGAGTTGTTCTTTACTAATGGTGAGGTGGAAGGCTTTTATGAACTCTTAAATTGGCAGAGTGATTCAAACGGAGGGATTACATATACACATATCGGTTACTATAATAGCACAGCGGCGCCTGAGGACAAGTTGGTCATTAATAACAACTCCATCATATGGAATAATAATGTTCTGAAG GCACCACGCTCTGTGTGCAGTGAACGCTGTCAGCCAGGCACTAGAATGGGCATCCGGCAAGGAGAACCAGTCTGTTGCTTTGACTGCATTCCCTGTGCAGATGGCGAGATTTCCAACACAACAG ATGCACGAGGCTGTATCCAATGTGATGGGGACTACTGGTCCAATGCCAATCATGACGAGTGTGTGCCCAAGACTATTGAATTCCTTGACTTTTCAGAACCTCTTGGAATTACGCTTATTGCCATTGCTGCTTTTGGGGCTCTTGCGACCATTGTAGTTGCCATCATCTTCTTAATGCATCTTAATACACCTTTGGTGAATGTCAATGACCCTCTGCTTACCTTTTCTCTACTGTTGGGTTTGGTGATCACCTTCTTGTGCTCCATTGTGTTCCTTGGTAAGCCTCAGATGTGGTCCTGCATGACCAGTCAGATGGCTTTGGCTGTTGGTTTTGCTCTCATCCTCTCTTCGCTAATGGGCAAATCTGCTTTGCTTATGCTGAGGGCTAGAGCTGTAAAGGCAGTCAAAGCTGCCGCCAAAGCTGCCAAAGCAGCCGCGGCGGCGTCTGAGCAGAGTCCCGATACCGCTGTCTTCGCTCCAGCTATTCCTCAAAAGAATGACGTTGACCCCATACATCCAAGACACCAGAGAGCGATAATGATCTTGTGCACTCTGATTCAAGTCGTAGGCTGCACTGCGTGGTTGATTCTGATGCCTCCACACCCCGTGAAGAACACAGGCGTCCAGAACATCAAGATCATCCTGGAGTGTGACCCTGGAAACATCATCTTCATTTGCTCCATCTTCGGTTACGACATTCTGTTGGCTCTGGTGACGTTCGCATTCGCTTTTGTGGCTCGTAAGTTGGAAGACCACTTCAACGAGGGTAAGAGTGTGACCTTCGGCATGCTGgtgttttttattgtttggaGCTCCTTTGTTCCTGCTTACCTGAGCACGCGGGGGAAGTTTATGGTGGCCGTGCAGATTTTCGCCATTTTGGCCTCCAGCTTCGGCTTGCTTGCTTGCGTCTTCATACCCAAGTGCTACGTGCTACTTGTCAAACCAGAGAGGAACAAAGAGGAGATGATGATTCCCCGACCCAAATCACGTGACatagctgctgctgctgcaagcTCTGCATCGCTCGCAACCACCAGCAGCTCTGGTAACCCTAATGGAACCACGGTGTCCACTTTGTCCCTAGAAGAGTAA